In Gordonia sp. SL306, the genomic window GGTCGACCACGGAGCCGCCGGCATCGCCGTCGATGCGCCCGGCGACCGATCGCACGGCCCGATGACCCTCGGGGATCCACCGCGGCGGCGGGTCCCCGGCGCCGGGCCGGCTGCGCAGACGCGGACCGAGGCGGCCTCGCCTGGCGAAGAGTTCGATCGAGTTGTCGGCGGTCTGCATCACCAATGCGATGATCGTGCGCTCCGACCAGTGCCGCACCGACAACGATCGGAGGGCGGCAGCCGGGTTGGCAACCATCGCCCCGATCGCCTTGACCACCCGCGGGACACGTCCGCCGCCGTCCACGAGCACCGCCTGGAGGAGACCGATCAGGTTGCTGCCCTTGCCGTATCGGACCGGCTCGATATGGGTGTGCGCATTCGGGTGGAACGAGGAGGTGATCGCCACGCCCTGGGTGTAATCGACTGTGCGGTCGCGTGCGGTCGCTGCCAGTACGGCCTCCGAATTGGTGCGGACGACTTGGCCGAGACGATCCGAGAGGCCGGCGAGCTCTGCGGACTGCTTCATCGAGAGGAGAAGTTTGTTGGTGCCGTAGGTGCCGGCCGCGAAGACCACCTGGTCCGCGGTGTAGGTGCGTACCCGCCGACGGCGTCCGGTGCGATGGGTCCCGACGGTGTAGCCGCCCTCGGCGCTGGGGCGGACGGCATGCACCGAGGTCATCGGGATGATCTGTGCGCCTGCTTGTTCGGCGAGATACAGATAGTTCTTCACCAGGGTGTTCTTCGCCCCGACGCGGCAGCCGGTCATACATGCTCCGCACTCGGTACAGCCGGTGCGTGCCGGGCCCGCGCCGCCGAAGAACGGGTCCTCGGTGGTGACCCCGGATTCCCCGAAGAAGACGCCGACCGGCGTCGGGACGAAGGTCTCCTCGACGCCGAATTCCGCTGCCACCTCGCGCATCACGTCGTCGGAGGGGGTGACGTGCGCGTATGTGGTGGCGCCCAGCATCCGTTCGGCCTGGTCGTAGTACGGGCCCAGTTCGTCCGCCCAGTCGGTGATGGCGCCCCAGTGCGGATCGTCGAAGAAAGCCGCGGGTGGCCGGTAGAGCGTGTTCGCGTAGTTGAGCGAGCCACCCCCGACACCCGCGCCGGCCATCACCAGGACGTCGCGGAGAAGATGCATTCGTTGCACGCCATAACATCCGAGAAACGGCGCCCAGAGGTAATCGCGGAGCCGCCAGCTCGTCGCCGGGAGTTCGTCGTCGGCGAACCGCCTGCCCGCCTCGAGGACGCCGACGCGATAACCCTTCTCGGACAGCCGGAGCGCGGCGACCGAGCCGCCGAAGCCGGAGCCGATCACGATGACGTCGAAATCGGTGGTGGATGCGCCGACGGTGGGACGGCCGATCATCGAACGACGCCCACGGTGTCCGGGAACCTCGGCGTGATGTCGGCGGTTGACGAGCTGGTGCCGGTGATCAGGTGATCGGCCGGGTCGAACTGCGACATCATCTTTCGGTAGTCCTTGGTGAACGTCGGCCACATCACCGAGTTGCGCCCCGAGGAATCCATGTACCAGCTCGAACAGCCGCCGGAGTTCCACACAGTACCTGCGAGCTCGCTGTCCATTCGGGCGGCGTAGCGTCGCTGGGCGTCGCCGGTCACCTCGACGGCCGAACGGCCCTGGGTGCGAAGGTGTTCGAGTACGGCCGAGATGTAGTACGCCTGCGGTTCGAGCATCAGCACGATGGAACTGTGTCCCAGGTTCGTGTTCGGTCCGTACATCAGGTGGAGATTCGGGAAGCCGTGTACGGAAACACCGCGATAGGCGCTCGGCGAACCGGCCCAGGCCTCGGCCAGTGTCCGGCCGTCCCGGCCCCGGAGGATCCTGGCGATCGGCGGCGTGGTGGGTGTGAAGCCGGTGGCGAAGATGACCGTGTCGACCCGGTGTTCGGTGCCGTCGG contains:
- a CDS encoding GMC family oxidoreductase N-terminal domain-containing protein, which produces MIGRPTVGASTTDFDVIVIGSGFGGSVAALRLSEKGYRVGVLEAGRRFADDELPATSWRLRDYLWAPFLGCYGVQRMHLLRDVLVMAGAGVGGGSLNYANTLYRPPAAFFDDPHWGAITDWADELGPYYDQAERMLGATTYAHVTPSDDVMREVAAEFGVEETFVPTPVGVFFGESGVTTEDPFFGGAGPARTGCTECGACMTGCRVGAKNTLVKNYLYLAEQAGAQIIPMTSVHAVRPSAEGGYTVGTHRTGRRRRVRTYTADQVVFAAGTYGTNKLLLSMKQSAELAGLSDRLGQVVRTNSEAVLAATARDRTVDYTQGVAITSSFHPNAHTHIEPVRYGKGSNLIGLLQAVLVDGGGRVPRVVKAIGAMVANPAAALRSLSVRHWSERTIIALVMQTADNSIELFARRGRLGPRLRSRPGAGDPPPRWIPEGHRAVRSVAGRIDGDAGGSVVDLLNIPMTAHFLGGCAIGADSRTGVVDAYHRVFGHPGLHIVDGSTVSANLGVNPSLTITAAAERALAMWPNSGEQDHRPAPGSAYQLVEPVSPKYPAVPSGAPGALRLPRHLPISPVRHHA